From Zingiber officinale cultivar Zhangliang chromosome 5B, Zo_v1.1, whole genome shotgun sequence, the proteins below share one genomic window:
- the LOC121986498 gene encoding F-box protein At2g05970-like, giving the protein MSISWSEIPTDLLYLILSKLSIHDLFRSAAVCSHWSAVVDKVRHSPGDQRPQIPWLVPEEQFLINGKSNNRNNYNFFSLAEGRVYDIPSPSRILKNVVGSSHGWLITVGKVSVQLLNPITRVHINLPKFPTVDGRNLEAIKAVLSSDPSRGGDYFVAFVFDCSSMEEEFLFLLNAEDKKWKMITISDYDDDYDYYYDDIAFHEGKLYAVLVSVELGEVIVAAYDLITQDSTPTWTPVVALSDIDVTFYFLCTSSEDILLTRAVMNGPAENYINKLEVWKVDTEKCVANTINNLGEYSLFLSAASSLCIDTSSLPDLKSNSIYISIDLHDIGVSDNWVYSMEDESFTSFSLPPLSSRKRRRFYKYLGGRWKDIHFLPRTEKRVRPILVWFTPSIALHADPMEI; this is encoded by the coding sequence ATGTCTATTTCTTGGTCGGAGATTCCTACAGATCTCTTGTACTTAATCTTATCCAAGCTCTCGATTCACGACCTCTTTCGCTCCGCCGCCGTATGCTCACATTGGTCTGCTGTGGTGGATAAAGTCCGCCACAGCCCTGGCGATCAACGTCCTCAGATCCCATGGCTTGTGCCGGAAGAGCAATTCCTCATAAACGGAAAATCTAACAATCGAAACAACTACAACTTCTTCAGCTTAGCAGAGGGCCGCGTGTATGATATCCCAAGCCCTTCTCGCATCCTCAAGAATGTTGTCGGATCTTCCCATGGTTGGCTCATAACCGTCGGCAAGGTTAGTGTGCAGCTCCTGAACCCTATCACCCGCGTGCATATCAACCTTCCTAAGTTCCCCACCGTGGACGGCCGGAATTTGGAGGCCATCAAGGCAGTGTTGTCCTCAGATCCCTCCAGAGGTGGAGATTACTTCGTCGCCTTTGTATTCGACTGCTCTTCCATGGAGGAAGAGTTTTTGTTTCTTCTTAATGCAGAAGATAAGAAGTGGAAGATGATAACTATAAGTGATTATGACGATGACTATGACTATTACTATGACGACATAGCCTTTCACGAGGGCAAGCTCTATGCGGTGTTAGTATCTGTAGAACTTGGCGAAGTGATCGTAGCGGCATATGATCTCATCACGCAGGATTCGACTCCGACTTGGACACCCGTGGTAGCTCTGTCAGACATTGATGTTACCTTCTACTTTCTTTGCACGTCTTCCGAAGATATACTGCTCACACGGGCCGTGATGAATGGACCTGCAGAAAATTATATTAACAAATTAGAGGTTTGGAAGGTGGATACAGAGAAGTGCGTTGCTAACACAATAAATAATTTGGGAGAGTATAGTCTATTCTTGAGCGCGGCTTCTTCTCTTTGCATTGATACATCTTCGTTGCCGGATTTGAAGTCGAACTCCATTTATATCTCTATTGACTTGCATGACATTGGCGTTAGTGATAACTGGGTTTACAGCATGGAGGACGAAAGCTTCACCTCGTTCAGTTTGCCTCCATTATCATCTCGAAAGCGACGGCGGTTCTACAAGTATTTGGGCGGCCGGTGGAAAGACATTCACTTTTTACCACGCACTGAAAAGCGAGTGCGGCCAATCCTAGTTTGGTTTACACCCAGTATCGCATTGCATGCTGATCCAATGGAAATTTAA